The Populus nigra chromosome 14, ddPopNigr1.1, whole genome shotgun sequence genome has a segment encoding these proteins:
- the LOC133672608 gene encoding homeobox-leucine zipper protein HAT22: protein MGCLDDGCNTGLVLGLGFTTTNLENTSRPADNNKRLIKPQIKPLMTGFEPSLSLGLSAETYSLVDGKKGCEESIGAHDQLYRQASPHSAVSSFSSGRVKRERDLSSEDIEVERVSSRVSDEDEDGTNARKKLRLTKEQSALLEESFKQHSTLNPKQKQALARQLNLRPRQVEVWFQNRRARTKLKQTEMDCEFLKKCCETLTDENRRLQKELQDLKSLKMAQPFYMHMPAATLTMCPSCERIGGVGEGASKSPFSMATKPHFYNSFTNPSAAC from the exons ATGGGGTGCCTTGATGATGGGTGCAACACTGGCCTTGTTCTTGGGCTAGGCTTCACTACAACAAACCTAGAGAATACATCTAGGCCAGCTGATAACAACAAGCGGCTTATAAAGCCTCAGATTAAGCCACTAATGACAGGTTTTGAGCCTTCACTTAGTTTGGGTCTTTCTGCGGAAACTTATAGCCTTGTGGATGGAAAGAAAGGCTGTGAGGAGTCTATTGGTGCTCATGATCAGTTGTATCGTCAAGCATCTCCTCATAGTgctgtttcttctttctctagTGGTAGGGTTAAGAGGGAAAGAGACCTTAGCAGTGAAGATATAGAGGTAGAGAGGGTTTCTTCGAGAGTAAGTGACGAAGATGAAGATGGTACTAATGCAAGAAAGAAACTTAGACTCACCAAAGAGCAATCTGCCCTTTTGGAGGAAAGCTTCAAACAACACAGCACCCTCAATCCT AAGCAAAAGCAAGCTTTAGCAAGGCAGTTGAATCTACGTCCGAGACAGGTTGAAGTATGGTTCCAAAACAGGAGAGCCAG GACAAAACTGAAGCAAACTGAAATGGACTGTGAATTCTTGAAGAAGTGCTGTGAAACACTAACAGATGAGAATAGGAGGCTACAGAAGGAGCTACAAGACCTTAAATCACTGAAAATGGCACAGCCCTTTTACATGCACATGCCAGCAGCTACTCTTACCATGTGTCCATCTTGTGAAAGAATTGGTGGGGTTGGTGAAGGGGCTTCAAAGAGCCCGTTTTCAATGGCTACAAAGCCTCACTTCTATAATTCCTTCACTAATCCTTCGGCAGCATGTTAA